Proteins found in one Sorghum bicolor cultivar BTx623 chromosome 1, Sorghum_bicolor_NCBIv3, whole genome shotgun sequence genomic segment:
- the LOC8054146 gene encoding polygalacturonate 4-alpha-galacturonosyltransferase isoform X1, whose translation MAIRAGRSVLHLLTLAFLLILAASPCLQARVDHRKHISDWSRQPNFELQNISSSRKDGPHLLSRSEEITHRKLRGRIGVRKKMEVMQQDDEALVKLENAGIERSKAVDSAVLGKYSIWRRENENEKADSRVRLMRDQMIMARIYSVLAKSRDKLDLYQELLARLKESQRSLGEATADAELPKSASDRIKAMGQVLSKARDLLYDCKEITERLRAMLQSADEQVRSLKKQSTFLSQLAAKTIPNGIHCLSMRLTIDYYLLSPEKRKFPNSENLENPDLYHYALFSDNVLAASVVVNSTIMNAKEPEKHVFHLVTDKLNFGAMNMWFLLNPPGDATIHVENVDDFKWLNSSYCPVLRQLESAAMREYYFKAGPKTLSAGSSNLKYRNPKYLSMLNHLRFYLPQVYPKLNKILFLDDDIVVQRDLTGLWEVDLNGNVNGAVETCGESFHRFDKYLNFSNPNISQNFDPNACGWAYGMNMFDLEEWKNKDITGIYHKWQNMNENRLLWKLGTLPPGLLTFYKLTHPLDKSWHVLGLGYNPTIERSEIDNAAVIHYNGNMKPWLEIAMTKYRPYWTKYINYEHPYIHGCKISQ comes from the exons ATGGCGATTAGGGCTGGCCGCTCGGTCCTCCACCTCCTCACCCTCGCCTTCCTCCTCATCCTCGCCGCCTCGCCCTGCCTCCAAG CTCGAGTGGACCATCGCAAACAT ATATCTGACTGGAGTAGGCAACCCAACTTTGAATTGCAGAATATCTCCTCGAGTCGGAAGG ATGGCCCTCATCTCCTGAGCAGATCAGAGGAAATAACACACAGG AAATTAAGAGGGAGAATTGGTGTAAGGAAGAAAATGGAAGTAATGCAGCAGGATGATGAAGCATTAGTTAAACTTGAGAACGCAGGTATCGAACGCTCAAAAGCTGTTGATTCTGCTGTGCTGGGAAAATACAGTATCTGGAGACGCGAAAATGAAAATGAGAAGGCAGATTCAAGGGTTCGTCTGATGCGAGATCAAATGATCATGGCCAGAATATATTCTGTTCTTGCCAAATCGAGGGACAAGCTTGATCTCTATCAGGAGCTGCTTGCAAGGCTCAAGGAAAGCCAGCGCTCCCTTGGGGAAGCTACTGCTGATGCCGAACTTCCCAAGAG CGCTTCGGATAGAATAAAAGCAATGGGACAAGTTTTATCAAAAGCAAGGGATCTATTGTATGATTGCAAGGAAATTACCGAGCGTTTGAGAGCAATGCTTCAGTCAGCAGATGAGCAGGTCCGGAGCTTGAAGAAGCAGAGCACCTTTCTTAGCCAGCTGGCAGCTAAGACAATCCCAAATGGCATCCATTGTCTTTCCATGCGCTTAACAATTGATTATTACCTTCTGTCTCCAGAGAAAAGAAAGTTCCCCAATAGTGAGAATTTGGAAAATCCTGATCTTTACCACTATGCTCTTTTCTCGGACAATGTTTTGGCAGCATCAGTTGTGGTCAACTCAACCATCATGAATGCAAAG GAGCCTGAAAAACATGTATTTCATCTTGTTACCGACAAACTGAACTTTGGGGCCATGAACATGTGGTTTTTGCTGAATCCACCTGGGGATGCAACAATCCATGTGGAAAatgttgatgacttcaaatggttAAACTCTTCTTACTGCCCTGTTCTGAGGCAGCTTGAGTCTGCAGCCATGAGAGAATACTATTTCAAGGCCGGTCCGAAAACACTCTCTGCTGGCTCTTCTAATCTGAAGTATCGAAACCCAAAATATTTGTCCATGCTCAACCATCTAAGATTTTACCTCCCCCAAGTTTATCCCAAGCTGAATAAAATCCTTTTCCTGGATGATGACATAGTTGTCCAGAGGGATCTAACTGGACTCTGGGAGGTTGACCTTAATGGAAATGTAAATGGAGCGGTGGAAACATGTGGAGAGAGTTTTCATCGATTTGACAAGTACCTCAATTTCTCAAACCCAAATATTTCTCAGAATTTTGATCCTAATGCATGTGGTTGGGCTTATGGAATGAACATGTTTGATCTGGAAGAATGGAAGAATAAAGACATTACTGGGATTTACCACAAATGGCAGAACATG AACGAGAACAGGCTGCTCTGGAAACTGGGGACATTGCCTCCAGGGCTTCTAACTTTTTACAAGCTGACACACCCTCTGGACAAATCATGGCATGTGCTTGGCTTAGGGTACAATCCAACCATTGAGCGCTCAGAGATAGACAATGCTGCGGTCATCCACTACAATGGTAACATGAAGCCGTGGCTGGAAATCGCAATGACAAAGTATCGGCCTTACTGGACAAAGTACATCAATTATGAGCACCCGTACATTCATGGATGCAAGATCAGCCAATAG
- the LOC8054146 gene encoding polygalacturonate 4-alpha-galacturonosyltransferase isoform X2 — protein MAIRAGRSVLHLLTLAFLLILAASPCLQARVDHRKHNISSSRKDGPHLLSRSEEITHRKLRGRIGVRKKMEVMQQDDEALVKLENAGIERSKAVDSAVLGKYSIWRRENENEKADSRVRLMRDQMIMARIYSVLAKSRDKLDLYQELLARLKESQRSLGEATADAELPKSASDRIKAMGQVLSKARDLLYDCKEITERLRAMLQSADEQVRSLKKQSTFLSQLAAKTIPNGIHCLSMRLTIDYYLLSPEKRKFPNSENLENPDLYHYALFSDNVLAASVVVNSTIMNAKEPEKHVFHLVTDKLNFGAMNMWFLLNPPGDATIHVENVDDFKWLNSSYCPVLRQLESAAMREYYFKAGPKTLSAGSSNLKYRNPKYLSMLNHLRFYLPQVYPKLNKILFLDDDIVVQRDLTGLWEVDLNGNVNGAVETCGESFHRFDKYLNFSNPNISQNFDPNACGWAYGMNMFDLEEWKNKDITGIYHKWQNMNENRLLWKLGTLPPGLLTFYKLTHPLDKSWHVLGLGYNPTIERSEIDNAAVIHYNGNMKPWLEIAMTKYRPYWTKYINYEHPYIHGCKISQ, from the exons ATGGCGATTAGGGCTGGCCGCTCGGTCCTCCACCTCCTCACCCTCGCCTTCCTCCTCATCCTCGCCGCCTCGCCCTGCCTCCAAG CTCGAGTGGACCATCGCAAACAT AATATCTCCTCGAGTCGGAAGG ATGGCCCTCATCTCCTGAGCAGATCAGAGGAAATAACACACAGG AAATTAAGAGGGAGAATTGGTGTAAGGAAGAAAATGGAAGTAATGCAGCAGGATGATGAAGCATTAGTTAAACTTGAGAACGCAGGTATCGAACGCTCAAAAGCTGTTGATTCTGCTGTGCTGGGAAAATACAGTATCTGGAGACGCGAAAATGAAAATGAGAAGGCAGATTCAAGGGTTCGTCTGATGCGAGATCAAATGATCATGGCCAGAATATATTCTGTTCTTGCCAAATCGAGGGACAAGCTTGATCTCTATCAGGAGCTGCTTGCAAGGCTCAAGGAAAGCCAGCGCTCCCTTGGGGAAGCTACTGCTGATGCCGAACTTCCCAAGAG CGCTTCGGATAGAATAAAAGCAATGGGACAAGTTTTATCAAAAGCAAGGGATCTATTGTATGATTGCAAGGAAATTACCGAGCGTTTGAGAGCAATGCTTCAGTCAGCAGATGAGCAGGTCCGGAGCTTGAAGAAGCAGAGCACCTTTCTTAGCCAGCTGGCAGCTAAGACAATCCCAAATGGCATCCATTGTCTTTCCATGCGCTTAACAATTGATTATTACCTTCTGTCTCCAGAGAAAAGAAAGTTCCCCAATAGTGAGAATTTGGAAAATCCTGATCTTTACCACTATGCTCTTTTCTCGGACAATGTTTTGGCAGCATCAGTTGTGGTCAACTCAACCATCATGAATGCAAAG GAGCCTGAAAAACATGTATTTCATCTTGTTACCGACAAACTGAACTTTGGGGCCATGAACATGTGGTTTTTGCTGAATCCACCTGGGGATGCAACAATCCATGTGGAAAatgttgatgacttcaaatggttAAACTCTTCTTACTGCCCTGTTCTGAGGCAGCTTGAGTCTGCAGCCATGAGAGAATACTATTTCAAGGCCGGTCCGAAAACACTCTCTGCTGGCTCTTCTAATCTGAAGTATCGAAACCCAAAATATTTGTCCATGCTCAACCATCTAAGATTTTACCTCCCCCAAGTTTATCCCAAGCTGAATAAAATCCTTTTCCTGGATGATGACATAGTTGTCCAGAGGGATCTAACTGGACTCTGGGAGGTTGACCTTAATGGAAATGTAAATGGAGCGGTGGAAACATGTGGAGAGAGTTTTCATCGATTTGACAAGTACCTCAATTTCTCAAACCCAAATATTTCTCAGAATTTTGATCCTAATGCATGTGGTTGGGCTTATGGAATGAACATGTTTGATCTGGAAGAATGGAAGAATAAAGACATTACTGGGATTTACCACAAATGGCAGAACATG AACGAGAACAGGCTGCTCTGGAAACTGGGGACATTGCCTCCAGGGCTTCTAACTTTTTACAAGCTGACACACCCTCTGGACAAATCATGGCATGTGCTTGGCTTAGGGTACAATCCAACCATTGAGCGCTCAGAGATAGACAATGCTGCGGTCATCCACTACAATGGTAACATGAAGCCGTGGCTGGAAATCGCAATGACAAAGTATCGGCCTTACTGGACAAAGTACATCAATTATGAGCACCCGTACATTCATGGATGCAAGATCAGCCAATAG